TTTATGTGGGTTATGCCGTTAATTAGTTTTTCTCCATGAAGTATTATAGAAAGTTCTGCGGTTCCCTCAAATTTGACACTCTCTTTTCCCTCACTTATTTCTGGTAGCACAGCCTCTATATTTAGATTGCCTGCTGAAAATGTTAAAACTATTTTCTTTGTGCTACTTCTTGCAAGTACTTCTACTCTATCTAAAGCAGGTAAGAGTTCATCTTTACGCACTTCTGCGTAAAATTCATCTTCTCTGGGAATAATAGCTTCATAGGGAGGGAATGAGCCGTTTATAAGTAAGGATATAATATTAATATTGGGTGTATTAAAAGAAATTTGGTTTTTATTAGATATAATATCAATAATTTCTTCTTTTATTTCAACTTTATTTAAAATATCCAACGCTTTCCATGGGATAATAAATAATTCCTCTTGAACCCCCTCAACTGGAAAGTTACTAAATGCAAGACATGTACTATCTGTAGCTACAAATCTAAGATTATTATCTTTAGAATCAAATAGTATTCCCTTGAACTCCTTTCTGCTTTCTTCTCTTTTAGATGCAGCAAATATTGTATTTTCAGTAAGTTTTTTTAGTATTTTCATAGGAATAGTTATCTTTATTTTTTCCTCTATTTCTGGAAGAAGAGCAAACGCATTTGCGTTAAAACAATTAAATTTATACTCTGACGTTCTCTGTTTTATTACACCCTTATCACTACTAACTAAAATTTCTGTCTGTTCTTCATTATTAAACTTTGAAATTATTTCTCTTAGTAAAGCAAATGGTAATACTGTTTCTTTGGGTTCGTCAGGTTCAATTTCTACATTTCCCTTAACCGTATTTTTAATTCCCTGCTCAAGGTTTGTAGTAATAAAAGTAATATTGTTACCATTAATGCGTATCAGTACGTTACTTAGAATAGGGTCTATTGATTTGGGAGAAATTACTTTTCCCACATTGTTTAAGGCTGTCAAAAATTCCTTATTTAGTAGTTTTATTTTCATCTTATCCACTCCTTTATTTTTATTATTTTACTCTTTAATATTTAAAATATAATAATAGTAATAATAATGTGCTGCATTATGTGTAAATGTTTATTCTATATAGGTTTTTATTAAAAAATGCTGTTTATATGTTTGTTGGTAAGTTTTAATCTTTTCAACACTATCAACAGGATAAAACTTATCCACAAAAAAAATTATCTTTTCTACATAGTTTTCCACAGTTAATTCCCAGTTTTAATTTTTTTTGTAATATCTTCTATTAATGCTTTCATCGTCTCTTGTTTTTCAGCTTCTTTTCCTATCTTAGCGCAAGCATGCATTACTGTAGTATGGTCTCTTCCACCAAAGGAACTTCCAATCAACGGTAAAGAGGAATCTGTAAGTTGTCTTGCAAGGTACATTGCAATTTGTCTTGGTATTACAATATCCTGTGATCTTTTTCTTTCATCTAATGCGGCTCCA
The Caldisericota bacterium DNA segment above includes these coding regions:
- the dnaN gene encoding DNA polymerase III subunit beta — encoded protein: MKIKLLNKEFLTALNNVGKVISPKSIDPILSNVLIRINGNNITFITTNLEQGIKNTVKGNVEIEPDEPKETVLPFALLREIISKFNNEEQTEILVSSDKGVIKQRTSEYKFNCFNANAFALLPEIEEKIKITIPMKILKKLTENTIFAASKREESRKEFKGILFDSKDNNLRFVATDSTCLAFSNFPVEGVQEELFIIPWKALDILNKVEIKEEIIDIISNKNQISFNTPNINIISLLINGSFPPYEAIIPREDEFYAEVRKDELLPALDRVEVLARSSTKKIVLTFSAGNLNIEAVLPEISEGKESVKFEGTAELSIILHGEKLINGITHINDDIVVFEMNSPLHPIKIKGKSDDLYLYIIMPQKKTTTI